A genomic stretch from Spongiibacter nanhainus includes:
- a CDS encoding enoyl-CoA hydratase-related protein, whose protein sequence is MANTPETLRLQRDGGVLTITLSRPTLKNAIDEDMVVGLYRTLRDAAHDKTVATVVLEGDGNAFCSGADLKDMAKVDVLSRKYPSEVVLRLGAESALLLHEMPKPTVAKIRGPAVGGGLALALACDFRLADDSAKLAYAHTKVALSGDFAAAYFLTKWMGAGKAREFCLLNPTYDAQESFQRGLLSKVCNAETLDEEVLSLAKRLESGPTEAYGSIKDNLRHAEAFDRDAYIASELRNFLRCRNSEEHREALSAFLEKREPDFRRVSSQL, encoded by the coding sequence GTGGCCAATACACCAGAGACATTGCGTTTACAGCGGGACGGTGGCGTTCTGACAATTACCTTAAGCCGCCCTACGTTGAAGAACGCTATCGACGAAGACATGGTTGTGGGGCTGTACCGCACCCTGCGGGACGCCGCCCACGACAAAACGGTAGCAACGGTGGTGCTGGAAGGTGACGGCAATGCCTTTTGTTCCGGGGCCGACCTCAAAGACATGGCAAAAGTGGACGTGCTGTCCCGCAAATATCCCTCGGAAGTGGTGCTGCGCCTGGGCGCCGAATCCGCACTGCTATTGCACGAGATGCCCAAGCCCACGGTGGCAAAGATTCGTGGCCCGGCCGTAGGCGGCGGCTTGGCCTTGGCTTTAGCCTGCGATTTCAGGTTGGCGGATGATTCGGCAAAACTGGCTTATGCCCATACCAAGGTGGCGCTGTCGGGGGACTTTGCGGCTGCCTATTTCCTCACTAAATGGATGGGGGCGGGCAAGGCCCGGGAGTTTTGTCTACTCAACCCCACCTACGATGCCCAGGAAAGCTTCCAACGGGGGCTGCTGAGCAAGGTCTGCAATGCCGAGACCCTGGATGAGGAAGTGCTGTCCTTGGCCAAGCGCCTCGAGAGCGGTCCAACCGAGGCCTATGGTTCCATTAAGGACAACCTGCGTCACGCCGAGGCCTTTGATCGGGATGCCTATATCGCCAGCGAGTTGCGCAATTTTCTGCGCTGCCGAAACAGCGAAGAGCACCGGGAAGCACTGTCGGCGTTTCTGGAGAAACGGGAACCCGACTTTCGCCGGGTCTCGAGCCAGTTGTAA
- a CDS encoding acyl-CoA dehydrogenase family protein yields MADLTAFRDDVRQWLQDNCPESQRQPVVREEQVWAGRRREFPSEDAKLWFERMRDKGWTVPDWPRELGGGGLDEAHCKVLKDEMNRLGCRTPLYDLGIWMLGPAVLEFGTEEQKQEHIPKIARGEIRWCQGYSEPGAGSDLASLQTRAEDKGDHFLVNGSKIWTTNADKADWIFCLVRTDPDARKQEGISFLLIDMDDPGVTTRPIDLISGDSEFCQTFFDNVKVPKKNLLGELNKGWSVAKALLKHERKLMSEMGGAPGPNFTTVQAAQEYVGVDAQGKLRDAALRERLVRHEMTFRAIGLTHFRSFEERLAGTPDPNVPLIMKYVGTEETKRRDELQMALLGFRGLGWEGPDFNSDETLTNRAWLFSKALSIAGGTSEVQLNIIAKRALNLPQA; encoded by the coding sequence ATGGCCGACCTCACAGCATTCCGCGACGACGTTCGCCAGTGGTTGCAGGACAACTGCCCGGAATCCCAGCGCCAACCAGTGGTTAGGGAGGAGCAGGTGTGGGCCGGCCGCCGGCGAGAATTTCCCAGCGAAGATGCCAAACTGTGGTTTGAGCGCATGCGGGACAAGGGCTGGACCGTTCCCGACTGGCCCCGGGAACTGGGCGGTGGCGGCCTTGACGAAGCGCACTGCAAAGTCCTCAAGGACGAAATGAACCGCCTGGGTTGCCGCACTCCCCTCTACGATCTGGGCATTTGGATGCTGGGCCCTGCGGTACTGGAATTCGGTACCGAGGAACAAAAACAGGAACACATTCCCAAAATTGCCCGGGGGGAAATTCGCTGGTGCCAGGGTTACTCGGAGCCCGGAGCCGGCTCGGACCTGGCCAGCTTGCAGACCCGCGCCGAAGACAAGGGTGACCACTTTCTGGTCAACGGCAGTAAGATCTGGACCACTAACGCCGACAAAGCAGACTGGATATTTTGCCTGGTACGCACCGACCCCGACGCCCGCAAACAGGAAGGGATCAGCTTCCTGCTGATCGACATGGACGATCCCGGGGTTACCACCCGCCCCATCGACCTGATCAGCGGTGACTCGGAGTTTTGCCAGACCTTTTTTGACAACGTCAAAGTCCCCAAAAAGAACCTGCTCGGCGAGCTGAATAAGGGCTGGTCAGTGGCCAAGGCGCTGCTGAAACACGAGCGCAAATTGATGTCGGAAATGGGCGGTGCCCCTGGCCCCAATTTCACCACCGTTCAGGCCGCCCAGGAATATGTCGGAGTCGACGCCCAGGGCAAGTTGCGCGATGCTGCACTGCGCGAGCGTTTGGTTCGCCACGAGATGACCTTCCGCGCGATTGGCCTGACCCACTTCCGCAGCTTTGAAGAGCGCCTGGCCGGAACCCCCGACCCCAATGTGCCACTGATCATGAAGTACGTGGGCACCGAGGAGACCAAGCGCCGGGACGAATTGCAAATGGCCCTGCTGGGTTTCCGTGGCCTGGGCTGGGAAGGCCCGGACTTTAATTCCGACGAAACCCTGACCAACCGGGCCTGGCTGTTTTCCAAAGCACTGTCCATTGCCGGGGGTACCTCGGAGGTTCAACTCAACATTATCGCCAAGCGTGCCCTGAATCTTCCCCAGGCCTAG
- a CDS encoding acyl-CoA dehydrogenase family protein, with translation MALVLNEEQRMLKDSAKDFLSATMPVAALRQLRDSGEGQDYNSDHWQQMVELGWAGIVLPEQYGGLDFGYQGLGAIIEESGRRLAASPLISNIVLCSSALLLAGNDAQKDRFLPAIASGDLTLALALDEGNHHDPAATALSVKQQGSQYQLNGRKVMVMEGNSADHFIVVARSSGMPGEASGLSLFLLGADQPGVSRESRCILDSRGYATVNFDQVTLDADALLGEWDKAWPILEQVLDRGRICLAAEMLGGALECFERTVEYLKEREQFGVKIGTFQALQHRAAIMFTELELCKSAVLDALSAIDDGRPDAPQLASLAKTLANDVFQLVSTESVQMHGGIGVTDELDIGLFLKRCRSATELLGNSGFHRDRYASLCGY, from the coding sequence ATGGCGTTGGTATTAAACGAAGAACAACGCATGCTCAAAGATAGCGCGAAGGACTTTCTGAGCGCCACCATGCCGGTTGCGGCACTGCGGCAACTGCGAGATAGCGGCGAAGGCCAAGATTACAACAGCGACCACTGGCAGCAGATGGTCGAGCTGGGCTGGGCCGGCATTGTGTTGCCCGAGCAATACGGCGGCCTGGATTTTGGCTATCAGGGCTTGGGCGCCATCATCGAAGAAAGCGGTCGCCGACTGGCGGCTTCGCCGCTGATTTCCAATATTGTCCTATGCAGCTCTGCGCTGCTGTTAGCTGGCAATGACGCCCAAAAAGACCGCTTCTTACCCGCCATTGCCAGCGGCGACCTCACCCTTGCCCTGGCGCTGGATGAAGGCAACCATCACGACCCCGCCGCTACCGCCCTCAGCGTTAAACAGCAGGGCAGCCAGTATCAACTGAACGGTCGCAAGGTGATGGTAATGGAAGGCAACAGTGCCGACCACTTCATTGTGGTGGCCCGCAGCAGCGGTATGCCCGGCGAAGCTAGCGGCCTGTCCCTGTTTTTGCTTGGCGCCGACCAGCCCGGTGTCAGCCGGGAGTCCCGCTGCATTTTGGACAGCCGCGGCTACGCCACCGTGAACTTCGACCAGGTTACACTGGACGCGGACGCCTTATTGGGCGAGTGGGACAAGGCCTGGCCGATACTGGAGCAGGTGCTTGATCGGGGACGCATTTGCCTGGCCGCAGAAATGCTCGGCGGTGCGCTGGAGTGCTTTGAGCGCACTGTGGAATACCTGAAAGAAAGGGAGCAGTTCGGCGTTAAAATCGGCACCTTCCAGGCCCTCCAGCACCGCGCCGCCATTATGTTTACCGAGTTGGAGTTGTGTAAGTCAGCGGTGTTAGATGCCTTGTCTGCCATTGACGACGGGCGCCCGGATGCCCCCCAACTCGCCAGTCTGGCAAAGACCTTGGCCAACGATGTGTTTCAGCTGGTCAGCACCGAGTCGGTACAAATGCACGGCGGTATCGGCGTCACCGACGAATTGGACATTGGCCTGTTTCTAAAGCGCTGCCGCAGTGCCACCGAACTCCTTGGTAACAGCGGCTTTCACCGCGACCGTTACGCCAGCCTGTGCGGCTATTAA
- the glpK gene encoding glycerol kinase GlpK has product MTYILAIDQGTTSSRAIVFNEKGRSCGTGQREFTQHYPDDGWVEHDPEEIWETTLASCREAIEKAGISAGDLAGIGITNQRETTLLWDRQTGKAVYPAIVWQDRRTAEWTAKLKSQGLESTVSKRTGLLLDPYFSGSKLAWILDNVPGVRQRAEAGELAFGTVDTFLLWRLTGGKQHATDATNASRTLLFNIHTQQWDKALLDIFGIPASLLPEVKDTGADFGRCNPELLGAALPIAAMVGDQQGATIGQACFAPGMAKSTYGTGCFVVLNTGREAQTSSHRLLTTVAYRIGGEVTYALEGSIFVAGAAVQWLRDGLKLIGSAAETQALAESVPSANGVYMVPAFTGLGAPYWDPDARGAILGLTRDTGIAHIARATLESVCYQTRDLVEAMIGDGADFSTLRVDGGMVVNNWLVQRLADTLACDCERPLVTETTALGAAYMAGLQLGVYDSLEKIAELWEREALFQPAMKEVDRERRYHGWRQAVERVRSG; this is encoded by the coding sequence ATGACTTATATTCTCGCCATCGACCAGGGCACCACCAGTTCCCGGGCTATTGTTTTCAATGAAAAGGGCAGGAGTTGTGGGACCGGCCAGCGGGAATTTACCCAACACTACCCCGATGACGGCTGGGTGGAGCACGATCCCGAGGAAATCTGGGAGACGACTCTCGCCAGTTGCCGGGAGGCCATAGAAAAGGCGGGGATCAGTGCCGGCGACCTGGCTGGTATCGGTATTACCAACCAGCGGGAAACCACCTTATTGTGGGACCGGCAAACTGGCAAAGCCGTTTATCCAGCCATCGTCTGGCAGGACCGCCGCACCGCAGAGTGGACTGCCAAACTTAAGAGCCAAGGCCTGGAAAGCACCGTGAGCAAGCGCACAGGCTTGCTGTTGGATCCCTATTTTTCCGGCAGTAAATTGGCGTGGATTCTGGACAATGTACCGGGCGTGCGCCAGCGCGCCGAAGCCGGTGAGTTGGCCTTCGGCACGGTGGATACCTTTTTACTGTGGCGCTTGACCGGTGGCAAGCAGCACGCCACCGATGCCACCAATGCGTCACGGACCTTGCTATTCAATATCCACACCCAGCAGTGGGACAAGGCCCTGTTGGATATATTTGGTATTCCGGCATCGCTGCTACCCGAAGTCAAAGATACCGGCGCAGACTTTGGTCGCTGTAACCCAGAGCTGCTGGGCGCAGCACTCCCCATCGCCGCTATGGTGGGGGATCAGCAGGGCGCGACAATCGGTCAGGCTTGCTTTGCACCTGGCATGGCAAAGAGCACCTACGGCACCGGTTGCTTTGTGGTGCTCAATACCGGCAGGGAGGCGCAAACCTCCAGTCACCGCTTGTTGACCACTGTCGCCTACCGCATTGGTGGCGAGGTGACCTATGCCCTGGAGGGCAGCATCTTTGTTGCCGGTGCGGCAGTGCAGTGGTTGCGGGATGGTCTGAAGCTGATCGGCTCGGCGGCGGAAACCCAGGCTCTGGCCGAAAGTGTGCCCAGTGCCAATGGCGTGTATATGGTGCCGGCCTTTACGGGTTTGGGTGCGCCTTACTGGGACCCCGATGCCCGGGGGGCGATTCTCGGCTTAACCCGGGACACCGGCATTGCTCATATCGCCAGGGCGACCCTTGAGTCGGTCTGCTATCAGACCCGGGATCTGGTCGAAGCGATGATTGGCGATGGCGCCGACTTCTCCACTTTGCGGGTAGATGGCGGCATGGTGGTCAATAACTGGCTGGTGCAGCGCCTGGCGGATACCCTGGCTTGCGACTGTGAGCGACCGCTGGTGACTGAAACCACAGCCTTGGGCGCGGCCTATATGGCGGGCTTGCAACTGGGGGTCTACGACTCTTTGGAGAAGATAGCCGAGTTGTGGGAGCGGGAAGCACTGTTTCAACCCGCTATGAAAGAGGTGGATCGGGAGCGCCGCTATCACGGCTGGCGTCAGGCGGTGGAGCGGGTGCGGTCGGGTTGA
- a CDS encoding putative bifunctional diguanylate cyclase/phosphodiesterase, with product MKTRLRLGLQLKLVIALCVAILTILGTRTYISFQVLADQQSELNRQEMDQLQSTFLALVERSSRELFRYGHQHVASSENLQTAASSLPLSLHSAIDSAAYLSLAGKVLASGSLGDDHSQPSGKLIAYAISQVRSQQRPIAFLDCRDNCYQRAFIPLITSDNREVILNLNRSASLLVEDFFKLTHAEIALFRDNVADADTPPSIALASHGTSTLGVLEQLNQQDPAVAPDVSLQQFGGKTYSVKPFTLSDTNGKPHRIAILKDQSDLAFRFDAARTQIIVSSLITLAVMIMIVYLICEPALRRLAGITLILKQLPNFEFGPFRKALKKVGRSRFFPDEIDQLKLALTQVSFSLQNLDDTVNEQKLALGDQVRSLEQQRRFVQTLLDHSPMAIIVSDGRGKVVTANELATALIGVTDASGLPIDHWLPGASTPERLHRRCHLLPGGRFQQEQPLVNHNGEQLELLWVHTTVEENDELLFLSVGVDLTERKQAAESLSWLGEHDRVTGLLNRNTFIDRAREHVHQHNREHSFSLLMLDIDNFAQFNDRFGFSTGDRLLAQLALHLVEHLPSNALTSRTGSGEFCALLTHRKDQAPQDFINELTSLNRYHLSMQNANEEVSLSVVVEPMEDGSSDIEDWLSDVTDIMVRVKQKAKGTVYCADPNDTDRVAREERYRIKGQILEALAEQRLILFYQPIVNVTENRVSHCECLVRMKDRDGNLIPPNDFLPVAAQTGLLSRIDYAVMEMAMMQQSQWQRDDINCGLSINLTAPTIEQQEFQLRLEQLLEKTGANPERLIFEVVETDSLENIAIAKHLLGNFRKVGAKIALDDFGVGFTSFEYVRELPVDYIKIDQSFIRFLHEREEDQELVKSMVEMSHKLGKRVIVEGLETVEALAIVKSLGVEYVQGYYLSKPLPLDALDLSITLPPDAQPDRTRSTA from the coding sequence GTGAAAACACGACTCCGATTGGGATTGCAACTGAAACTGGTCATCGCCCTGTGTGTAGCGATTCTGACCATCCTGGGGACCCGGACTTACATCAGTTTTCAGGTTCTGGCCGACCAGCAAAGCGAGTTGAATCGCCAGGAGATGGATCAGCTGCAGAGCACTTTTTTGGCCCTGGTTGAGCGATCCAGCCGAGAATTGTTCCGCTACGGTCACCAGCATGTCGCTAGCAGCGAGAATCTACAAACTGCAGCAAGCTCCTTGCCGCTATCCCTGCACTCCGCCATCGACTCAGCGGCCTACTTAAGCCTGGCTGGTAAGGTACTTGCCTCGGGCAGCCTGGGCGATGACCACAGCCAGCCCTCCGGGAAGCTGATTGCTTACGCGATTTCACAGGTCCGCTCCCAGCAGCGGCCCATTGCCTTTCTGGACTGCCGCGACAACTGCTACCAGCGCGCTTTTATTCCACTGATCACGTCGGATAACCGGGAAGTCATTCTCAACCTAAACCGCTCTGCCAGCCTGTTGGTAGAGGATTTCTTTAAGTTGACCCATGCTGAGATAGCGCTTTTTCGGGATAATGTTGCCGATGCTGATACGCCACCATCGATCGCCCTGGCCAGCCACGGCACCAGTACACTCGGGGTATTGGAGCAACTCAATCAACAGGATCCGGCAGTTGCACCCGACGTCTCGCTGCAACAATTCGGTGGCAAAACCTACAGCGTAAAGCCCTTCACCCTGTCAGACACCAATGGTAAGCCCCACCGTATTGCCATACTCAAAGATCAAAGCGACCTTGCCTTTCGATTCGACGCCGCCCGAACCCAGATTATCGTGTCCAGCCTTATTACCCTGGCTGTAATGATCATGATCGTCTACCTAATCTGCGAACCGGCGCTGCGCCGCCTAGCCGGCATTACCCTCATCCTTAAACAGCTGCCCAACTTTGAGTTTGGCCCATTCCGCAAAGCCCTCAAAAAAGTCGGTCGCAGCCGCTTTTTCCCCGATGAGATAGACCAGCTCAAACTCGCTCTCACTCAAGTCAGTTTCTCACTGCAAAACCTCGACGATACCGTCAATGAACAAAAGCTTGCACTGGGGGATCAGGTACGCTCTCTTGAGCAGCAGAGGCGCTTTGTACAAACGCTGCTGGATCACAGCCCAATGGCCATCATCGTCAGCGATGGCCGAGGTAAAGTGGTTACCGCCAACGAATTGGCCACAGCGCTGATTGGTGTTACCGACGCCTCAGGCCTGCCTATTGACCACTGGCTCCCCGGCGCCAGTACCCCTGAGCGCTTGCACCGACGCTGCCATTTATTGCCTGGTGGCCGCTTTCAGCAGGAGCAGCCTTTAGTTAATCACAACGGCGAACAACTTGAACTGCTGTGGGTTCACACCACAGTGGAAGAAAACGACGAACTGTTATTCCTCTCCGTCGGTGTTGACCTGACCGAGCGCAAGCAAGCGGCCGAGAGCTTGAGCTGGCTGGGTGAGCACGACCGCGTTACCGGCCTGCTGAATCGCAACACCTTTATAGACAGAGCCCGTGAGCACGTTCACCAACACAACAGGGAACATTCTTTTAGTCTGTTGATGCTGGATATCGACAATTTTGCCCAGTTCAACGACCGCTTCGGTTTCTCTACCGGTGACCGTCTACTGGCACAATTGGCACTGCACTTGGTTGAGCACCTCCCCAGCAATGCACTGACATCGCGAACCGGATCGGGGGAGTTTTGCGCTCTCCTTACTCACCGCAAAGATCAGGCGCCACAGGACTTTATTAACGAGCTAACATCGCTGAATCGCTATCACCTGTCTATGCAAAACGCCAATGAGGAGGTGTCCTTATCAGTGGTTGTCGAACCCATGGAAGATGGTTCGTCAGATATCGAAGACTGGCTGTCCGATGTCACCGACATCATGGTGAGAGTGAAACAAAAGGCCAAGGGCACCGTGTATTGCGCCGACCCCAACGATACCGATCGTGTCGCCCGGGAAGAGCGATACCGTATAAAGGGGCAAATCCTCGAAGCACTGGCGGAACAGCGACTAATACTTTTTTACCAACCCATCGTTAATGTCACGGAAAACCGCGTGAGCCACTGCGAATGCCTGGTGCGGATGAAGGATAGGGATGGCAACCTTATTCCACCCAATGACTTCCTGCCGGTAGCGGCGCAAACGGGTCTGCTTAGCCGCATTGATTACGCGGTCATGGAAATGGCCATGATGCAACAAAGCCAGTGGCAGCGAGATGACATCAACTGTGGGCTCAGTATCAACCTCACCGCGCCCACTATTGAGCAACAGGAATTTCAATTGCGCCTGGAACAACTGCTGGAAAAAACCGGCGCCAACCCCGAGCGTTTAATCTTTGAAGTGGTTGAAACCGATTCGCTGGAGAATATTGCCATTGCCAAACACCTGCTGGGCAACTTTCGCAAGGTCGGCGCCAAAATCGCGCTGGATGACTTTGGGGTCGGTTTTACCTCCTTCGAGTATGTGCGAGAGTTACCGGTAGACTACATCAAGATTGACCAGTCCTTCATCCGCTTCCTCCACGAGCGGGAGGAAGATCAAGAGCTGGTGAAATCCATGGTGGAGATGAGCCACAAGCTGGGCAAACGGGTTATTGTCGAGGGTCTGGAAACCGTCGAAGCCCTGGCCATCGTCAAGTCCCTGGGTGTGGAATATGTGCAGGGCTACTACCTGTCCAAACCGCTACCCTTGGACGCGCTGGACTTGTCCATCACTCTTCCCCCAGACGCTCAACCCGACCGCACCCGCTCCACCGCCTGA
- a CDS encoding glucose 1-dehydrogenase translates to MGRVEGKVCIVTGAASGMGRADAIRLAKEGAKVVITDLNERDGQAVADEIGANAVFVKHDVSSEADWQRVIATAVDTFGRLDVLVNNAGMMVLGSVVDCSLEDYQKVMRVNSDGVFLGCKYAIPAMEACGNGGSIINMSSVAALHGMSFVAAYSASKGAVASLTKSVALFCRERRNGIRCNSIHPDGVKTPMVYKVATGQETATREEIESLSTEASPMCEPEDIAALVLYLASDESSFVNAAEMLIDNAATATPPVSM, encoded by the coding sequence ATGGGTCGAGTTGAGGGGAAAGTGTGCATCGTAACCGGTGCGGCCAGTGGTATGGGCCGGGCGGATGCGATTCGCTTGGCCAAAGAGGGCGCCAAGGTCGTCATCACTGACCTGAACGAGCGCGATGGTCAGGCCGTCGCGGATGAAATTGGCGCCAATGCCGTGTTTGTTAAGCACGATGTCAGCAGCGAGGCGGACTGGCAACGGGTTATCGCCACGGCGGTTGACACCTTTGGTCGCCTCGATGTGCTGGTCAATAATGCAGGCATGATGGTGCTTGGCAGTGTCGTGGACTGCTCCCTAGAAGACTACCAGAAGGTTATGCGGGTCAATAGCGACGGGGTTTTTCTGGGCTGTAAGTACGCCATTCCAGCGATGGAAGCCTGCGGCAACGGCGGCTCCATTATAAACATGTCTTCCGTAGCGGCCCTACATGGCATGTCCTTTGTTGCGGCCTACAGCGCCAGCAAGGGAGCCGTGGCTTCCCTGACCAAGTCGGTCGCGCTGTTCTGTCGGGAGCGGCGCAACGGTATCCGGTGTAACTCCATTCATCCCGATGGTGTTAAAACCCCGATGGTGTATAAGGTGGCCACCGGGCAGGAGACGGCCACCCGGGAGGAGATTGAGTCTTTGTCCACCGAGGCCAGCCCGATGTGTGAGCCCGAAGATATCGCCGCCCTGGTGCTCTATCTGGCGTCAGATGAGTCCAGCTTTGTGAATGCCGCCGAGATGCTGATCGACAATGCGGCCACGGCGACGCCACCGGTGTCGATGTAG
- a CDS encoding EthD domain-containing protein produces MTKLQLLLWSGGDTAALHEALFSLAPELLRRTEAEVQVNLADEAVRPAADKRMASSGVLPDAVLSFWSRAPQGEAGTSDELAQIKSALEPGDQWAVYAVEHAEPLADTQRSVGTGERTPGFSQVALLQCPDFLNYEQWLDHWKNVHTSLAIDTQSTFRYVQNRVLQQLDGEHSAVAAIVEECFPAQAMTDPLAFYDAQGDEARFQANSSRMMESCAKFIDFSRIDVLPTSEYRWCWGQ; encoded by the coding sequence ATGACAAAACTGCAACTACTACTGTGGTCTGGGGGCGATACTGCGGCGCTGCACGAGGCGCTATTCAGCTTGGCCCCTGAGCTGCTGCGCCGCACTGAGGCCGAGGTGCAAGTTAACCTGGCTGATGAGGCGGTGCGGCCCGCTGCGGACAAGCGTATGGCGTCGAGCGGCGTGCTGCCGGATGCGGTGTTGTCATTTTGGTCTCGGGCACCGCAAGGGGAGGCCGGCACCAGCGACGAGTTGGCACAGATCAAGAGCGCACTCGAGCCCGGTGACCAGTGGGCGGTGTACGCGGTGGAGCACGCGGAGCCCCTTGCCGATACCCAGCGGTCCGTGGGGACCGGTGAACGCACACCGGGTTTCAGCCAAGTGGCCCTGCTTCAGTGCCCGGATTTTCTGAACTACGAGCAGTGGCTGGATCACTGGAAGAATGTCCACACTTCGCTGGCCATCGACACCCAAAGCACGTTTCGCTACGTGCAAAACCGAGTGCTACAGCAGCTCGACGGTGAGCATTCAGCGGTTGCGGCAATTGTTGAGGAGTGTTTTCCGGCACAGGCTATGACCGACCCCCTGGCCTTTTACGATGCTCAGGGCGACGAGGCGCGATTCCAGGCTAACTCCAGCCGCATGATGGAAAGCTGCGCCAAGTTCATCGACTTTAGCCGCATCGACGTGCTGCCGACCAGTGAGTATCGCTGGTGCTGGGGGCAATAG
- a CDS encoding MerR family transcriptional regulator — MADLGSNHTTSGKEGEQSQDLPRFPKDTINNMAQFLPENSRADVIVGEQEAYREYSVEELALAANTSVRNIRAYQDKEVLPPPELRGRKGIYNQRHLSRLTLISNLLDRGYTLSSIRELLSALEQGVGLSEVLGMETAISSPWTNEEPVTVSMAELVKMFGSRLTPSAIKMAYDLGLFSVAGTNIRVSSMNTLKAADELSATGIPLEDLLDILRMMRGNVQRVADEFVKLISHHVLKPYGDQPLPPREEFPGIAELIWRMRPLAEVVVDAELGRAMEIAASRFLADQLETILKQMPNE; from the coding sequence ATGGCCGACCTGGGAAGCAACCACACCACAAGCGGCAAGGAGGGCGAGCAAAGCCAGGATTTGCCGCGCTTCCCCAAGGACACCATCAATAATATGGCCCAGTTTCTCCCGGAGAATAGTCGGGCTGACGTCATCGTCGGCGAACAGGAGGCCTACCGGGAATACAGTGTCGAAGAGCTGGCATTGGCGGCCAATACCTCAGTCCGCAATATTCGCGCCTATCAGGACAAGGAAGTGTTGCCACCCCCGGAGTTACGGGGCCGCAAGGGGATTTACAACCAGCGCCACTTATCCCGTCTGACCCTGATTTCCAATCTGCTGGATCGAGGCTATACCCTCAGCAGTATTCGGGAATTGCTCTCTGCCCTGGAGCAGGGTGTCGGCCTCAGTGAAGTGCTGGGCATGGAAACCGCGATCAGCTCGCCCTGGACCAACGAAGAGCCGGTGACCGTCAGCATGGCAGAGTTGGTGAAAATGTTCGGCAGTCGATTGACTCCCTCCGCCATTAAGATGGCCTACGACTTGGGGCTGTTCTCAGTAGCTGGCACCAATATCCGAGTATCCAGCATGAACACCCTTAAAGCGGCGGATGAGCTGTCTGCCACCGGCATTCCGCTGGAAGATCTGCTGGATATCCTGCGCATGATGCGGGGCAACGTTCAGCGGGTGGCGGATGAGTTTGTCAAACTGATCTCCCACCACGTGTTAAAGCCCTATGGCGATCAGCCTCTGCCACCCCGGGAAGAGTTCCCCGGCATTGCTGAGTTAATCTGGCGCATGCGCCCCTTGGCTGAAGTGGTGGTAGACGCGGAGCTGGGACGGGCCATGGAGATCGCCGCCAGTCGCTTCCTGGCGGACCAGCTGGAAACCATCCTCAAGCAGATGCCCAACGAGTAA
- a CDS encoding SDR family NAD(P)-dependent oxidoreductase, translating into MMKRFEHKTVLVTGAGSGIGRAAALRLAAEGANVVATDIDTSALETLATEIGEAGGSVSCQPFDIGQSGQAEATVAHCREHFGQLDVVVNMAGILRFANVHETPLDVWQRIIDVNLTGTFMLCKAALPALIETQGNIVNAASTASLQGLPWGVAYSASKGGVLAMTRTIAVEYAKRGVRANCICPGDIQTNMVAGVTFPEDADFDLLTRITSLSGAKGPEVVAGVIAMLASEDGCHINGESIRVDGGMLA; encoded by the coding sequence ATGATGAAGCGATTTGAGCATAAAACCGTTTTGGTGACCGGTGCCGGGTCGGGTATCGGCCGTGCGGCGGCGCTGCGGCTGGCGGCAGAGGGCGCCAACGTAGTGGCTACCGATATTGATACGTCGGCGTTGGAAACCCTGGCCACAGAGATCGGTGAGGCTGGCGGCAGTGTCAGTTGTCAGCCCTTCGATATCGGCCAGTCCGGTCAGGCCGAGGCGACCGTCGCGCACTGCCGCGAGCACTTCGGTCAACTCGATGTGGTGGTCAATATGGCCGGCATTCTACGTTTCGCCAATGTTCACGAGACGCCGCTGGATGTGTGGCAACGCATCATTGATGTCAATCTCACCGGCACGTTTATGTTGTGTAAGGCGGCGCTGCCGGCGCTGATTGAGACCCAGGGCAACATTGTCAATGCCGCCTCTACGGCGTCCCTGCAGGGGCTGCCCTGGGGCGTGGCCTACAGTGCCAGCAAGGGTGGCGTGCTGGCCATGACCCGGACCATTGCCGTGGAGTACGCCAAACGCGGTGTGCGGGCCAACTGCATCTGCCCCGGCGATATTCAGACCAATATGGTGGCCGGTGTGACCTTTCCCGAAGATGCGGACTTTGATTTGCTGACCCGTATTACCTCCCTGAGTGGCGCCAAAGGCCCCGAAGTGGTTGCCGGAGTGATCGCCATGCTGGCCAGTGAGGACGGCTGCCATATCAACGGCGAGTCCATCCGGGTGGATGGGGGCATGTTGGCCTAG